The genomic region GAGCATATTGCGCAGCTCCAAAAGCTCGTCGGTGAGGATCAGGCGTGAAAAGAGCGGGTCGGCTTCGGCGCGCAGGACGGCGATAGCGTCCGAGGCTTTTTGCAGCCGGGCGTCGGTGCGGACGATCCCGACATATTTCTGCATGACCGTCTGCACCCGATGCCGGAGCGAGCGCAGCTGGTGCGGATCCACTGGTTCGGTGCGCTTGCGTCCGGAATCGAAGCTGGGGACCGGGGCGCAGTCGTCCCACGCCGGCGTCCGTTCCATCGCGTCGGCCGCCGCGCGTTTGGCGAAGACCAGCGCCTCCAGCAGCGAGTTGGACGCCAAGCGGTTCGCGCCGTGCACGCCGGTGCTGGCGACTTCCCCGCAGGCGTACAAACGCGCGATGCTGGTGCGGCCGACCAGATCCGTGGTGACGCCGCCGCAGGAGTAGTGCGCGGCGGGAACGACGGGGATCCAGTCGGTCGTGATGTCGATTCCGAAGGAAAGGCAGCGGGCGTAGATCGTTGGGAAGTGATCTTTGATCGCCTCGGGCGACAGATGGGTCACGTCCAGATAGACACACTCGTCGCCGGTCTTCTTGATCTCGCTGTCGATGGCGCGAGCGACGATATCGCGCGGCGCCAGATCCTTGCGCTCCGGATCGTACTCGACCATGAACGCCGTTCCGTCCTTGCGCCTCAGGATTCCGCCCTCGCCGCGCACGGCCTCGGAGATCAAAAAGCTCTTGGCGTCGGGATGGAACAGCGATGTCGGATGGAACTGGATAAACTCCATGTTCGCGATCTCGGCGCCCGCGCGCCACGCCACGGCGACGCCGTCGCCGGTGGCGATCGGCGGATTGGTCGTAAACCGATAGACCTGGCCCGCGCCGCCCGTCGCCAGCAGCGTCGCCCGCGCGACATAGGGGCTGACCTCGCCCGTCGCTTCGTCCAATACGTAAGCGCCGCAGCAGCGTCCGTCCTGCACCACAAGATCGACAGCGTAATGATGCTCCAGCACCGTGATGTTGGAGTGCCGCCGCACGGCCTCCACCAACGTATGCTCGACTTCCTTGCCGGTCAGGTCCGCCGTATGGATGATGCGCCGCCGGGAGTGGCCGCCCTCGCGCCCGAGCGACAGATCGCCTTCGGGGGTGCGATTGAAGTCCGCGCCAAATGAAATCAGCTCGCGGATACTGTCCGGGCCTTCATTGACCAGAACGCGCACGGCCTCTTCGTTGCACAGCCCCGCGCCGGCGATGAGCGTGTCCTGCACGTGCAGCTCCATATCGTCATCCGGCCCCATGACGCCGGCGATGCCGCCCTGCGCCCAGTTGGTGTTGCTGTCCGTGCGTTCTTTTTTGGTGATGAGGGCCACGCTGCCGCTCTCGCAAACCCGCAGCGCGAAGCTCAGCCCCGCGCTCCCGCTCCCGATCACCAGATAATCGAATTGCTGCATCTGTGTACCACTCCCTCGCGGCGTCGCGTCGGTCACTTCCCGGCGAAAGACCGCCCCTCTCCATCCCTGGGCGGAAGACCGCCCGCGTTCGTCAGCGGAGCATCTTCGCCACCCGCGCTCCTAGTTCTTCGGCCATTCCCGGCGCGCCGCCCGCTTCCGCGCGGCGCATCAGTCCATCGTCCCCTACGAGCATGGCGCGCAGCATCAGTCCGCCGTCGATATGGCGCGCGTGCGCCCCGACCGGCGTTTGACAGCTGCCGCCGACCGCGCGCAGAAACCCGCGCTCCGCGCGCGTCGTCACAAACGACGCCATATCGTTCACCGCCGACAGCAGCCCGCGCACCTGCACGTCCGATTCCCGCGTTTGAAGCGCCAGCGCGCCCTGCCCCGGATCGGGGACAAACCACTCCGGGTCCAGATACTCCGTCACACGGTCGGCTAAACCCAGCCGCTTCAGGCCGGCGGCGGCAAGACAGATGGCGTCATATCCCCCATCCTCCAGCTTTTTCAACCGCGTATCGATATTCCCGCGTATCTCCAGGAACCTCAAATCGGGACGCCGCGACGAGAACAGCGCCCGCCGCCGGACGCTCCCCGTGCCGACCAGCGCGCCCTGCCGCAGCGAATCCAGCGTCGAACCGATCAGCGCATCACGCGGATCCTCCCGCTTCGGCACGGCGGCCAGCACCAATCCCGGCGGCATCGTATGCGCGAGATCCTTCATGCTATGGACGGCCAGATCGATCTCGCCGTCCAGCAGCGCCGTTTCCAGCTCCTTGGCGAAGATCCCCTTCTCGCCAAAGGACGCCAGCGGCACATTCGCCGCCTGCGTGGCGTCCCCGCGCGTGTTGATCGTGCGGATCTCGACCTCAAGCCCCAAATGCACCCGCCGCAAGGCGTCGGCGATGGTATTGGTTTGCGTCAGCGCCAGCGCGCTCCCGCGCGTACCGATGATGAGTTTTGGGTTGGGCATAATGGGTGAAGTGAGGAGATGGCCCTATTCCCTACTTCTTCCTCCTCTGAAACAAATCCGTCTTCACGTTCGCGACTCGATCCAAAAACAAAATCCCGTCCAGATGGTCGATCTCATGCTGCAAAACCACCGCTTCAAAGCCTTCAGACTCGATACGCACCGGCGCGCCGTTTGGGTCCAGCGCCTCGACGGTGATGCGCTCCCAGCGGCGAATATTCGCGGTGTAGTCGGGAAGGCTCAGGCAGCCTTCCCGGCCGATCT from Capsulimonas corticalis harbors:
- the hemC gene encoding hydroxymethylbilane synthase, encoding MPNPKLIIGTRGSALALTQTNTIADALRRVHLGLEVEIRTINTRGDATQAANVPLASFGEKGIFAKELETALLDGEIDLAVHSMKDLAHTMPPGLVLAAVPKREDPRDALIGSTLDSLRQGALVGTGSVRRRALFSSRRPDLRFLEIRGNIDTRLKKLEDGGYDAICLAAAGLKRLGLADRVTEYLDPEWFVPDPGQGALALQTRESDVQVRGLLSAVNDMASFVTTRAERGFLRAVGGSCQTPVGAHARHIDGGLMLRAMLVGDDGLMRRAEAGGAPGMAEELGARVAKMLR
- the nadB gene encoding L-aspartate oxidase — translated: MQQFDYLVIGSGSAGLSFALRVCESGSVALITKKERTDSNTNWAQGGIAGVMGPDDDMELHVQDTLIAGAGLCNEEAVRVLVNEGPDSIRELISFGADFNRTPEGDLSLGREGGHSRRRIIHTADLTGKEVEHTLVEAVRRHSNITVLEHHYAVDLVVQDGRCCGAYVLDEATGEVSPYVARATLLATGGAGQVYRFTTNPPIATGDGVAVAWRAGAEIANMEFIQFHPTSLFHPDAKSFLISEAVRGEGGILRRKDGTAFMVEYDPERKDLAPRDIVARAIDSEIKKTGDECVYLDVTHLSPEAIKDHFPTIYARCLSFGIDITTDWIPVVPAAHYSCGGVTTDLVGRTSIARLYACGEVASTGVHGANRLASNSLLEALVFAKRAAADAMERTPAWDDCAPVPSFDSGRKRTEPVDPHQLRSLRHRVQTVMQKYVGIVRTDARLQKASDAIAVLRAEADPLFSRLILTDELLELRNMLTVAGLIIYCAQQRHESRGLNFNTDYPETLESERHDTKVRKDASVSRL